TTCACCGACTCCGATACCGTGCGCAGCCTTGTGAGCAATCCGGCTTCGCACTTCCACCCCGAGCGGCACCGCCTGCAAATGCCCGCCTCGCCGCACCGCGCCGCTGCCGCCGAGGGCATCACCATTCAGCTCGACGATTTTCAGCTGCCTGCTACCAGCAACCATTTGGTGGTAGAGGGCGCCGGCGGCCTGCTCGTGCCCCTGGCCCCGGGCCTGCTCGTCGCCGATTTGGTGAAGCACCTAGGGCTGGAGGTGGTGGTGGTGAGCCGGCACTACCTGGGCAGCATCAACCACACGCTGCTTACGCTGGAGGTGCTGCGCCAACGCGGTATTCCGTTGCGCGGCCTCGTGTTCAACGGCGACAGTCAGCTCGATGCACCTTCCGAAGAAGCCATTCTGCACCACACGCCCGCACCGGTGCTTTTCCGCCTGCAGCAAGAGGCGCAGCTCGACGCCGCCGCCGTGGCGCGCTACGCCCAGCAAGTGCAGCTGTAGCGCGAAGTAGCGCGGACTAGTCCGCGTCCCCGGATACATTTCTCCATCGTTCTTGCGATTAGAAGTTACTATCTGAGGACGCGGACTACAACCGAAGGTCGGCGTAGCCAAAGTCCGCGCTACACGCAGTTCCACCGGTTTCCGCGCCATCTTTGCAGCTTCATCACCTGCCCATTTCCATGTCATTAGCCCAACGCGACGCCGCTGTACTCTGGCATCCGTACACCCAAATGCAAACCGCGCCGCTGCCCATTCCGGTGGTGCGCGGCGAAGGTGCCTGGCTGATTGCCGAAGACGGCACGCGGTACCTCGACGCGGTTGCCTCGTGGTGGGTGAACCTGCACGGCCACGCGCACCCGTACATTGCCCGGCGTGTTAGCGAGCAGTTGGCTACCCTGGAGCACGTGATGTTTGCCGGCTTCACGCACCCGGCTGCCGTGGAGCTGGCCGAGGGGCTGCTGCAGATTTTGCCCAGCACCCAAAGCCGGGTTTTTTACTCCGATAACGGCGCGACAGCCGTGGAAGTAGCCATCAAAATGGCTTTGCAGTACTTCCACAACACGGGCCAGCCGGAGCGCCGCACCATCATTGCCTTCCGCGACTCCTACCACGGCGACACCTTTGGCGCCATGAGCGTGAGTGCGCGCTCGGCCTTCACGGCCCCGTTTGCCCCGCTGCTGTTCAACGTGGAGTTTATCGACGTGCCCGTGCGCGGCCGCGAAGCCGAGGTAATGGCCCAAATGGCCTCCATCGCCCAGCGCCACGACGTAGCTGCGTTCATCTTCGAGCCGCTGGTGCTCGGCACGGCCGGCATGGTGATGTACGAGCCCGAAGCCCTCGACGCGCTGCTGAGCATTTGCCGCCGCCACGACATCTTCATCATCGCCGATGAAGTAATGACCGGCTTTGGCCGCACCGGCCGGCTGTTCGCCTCCGACCACCTGCGCGAGCAGCCCGATATCATGTGCTTGTCGAAGGGCCTGACGGGCGGCACCATGGCCCTAGGTGTAACTACCTGCTCGGCCGCTATCTACGAAGCCTTCCTGAGCAGCGACCGAACGAAGACGTTCTTCCACGGGCACTCCTACACGGCCAACCCGGTAGCCTGCACCGCTGGCCTGGCCAGTCTCGATTTGCTGCTGGCGCCCGAGTCGTTTGCCGACCGCGAGCGGATTGCCGCCGCCCACGCGCAGTTTGCCAAGGCGCTGCACGGCTTGCCCGGCATACGGCAGGTGCGGCAGCTCGGCACCATTCTGGCCGTGGAGTATGCCCCCGACGAAGCCACTTCGTACTTCAGCCGCCTGCGCGACGAGTTTTACGCCTTGGCCATTTCGCGCGGCGTGCTGCTCCGTCCGCTCGGCAACATCGTGTATGTGCTGCCGCCCTACTGCATCAGCAACGACGAGCTGCGCCTGGTGTACGATACCCTGCTGGCCATGCGCGAGTTGGTACTGCGCGCCGCTACCGAAACCACGCCTGCCTCCGTTCCCGAATTTCCGCATGACTGATTTCGCCCGTGCTGCCATCATAATCCGTGGCCGCGGCAGCGTTTCGGCCCTGGGTACGGCAGCGGGTGCGCCCTACTCGGCAGGCTCCCCGTTTTCAGCCCGTGCCCTAGGTGCGCAGCCAGTACCCGTGGGCAGCATACCCGCGGCCGAGGAGGAGTTGCTTCAGGCCCTGCGCCGGCAGCAACCCGCTTTCCGTCAGCTCGACCGCACCGTTCTGCTCGGGTTGTTGGCCGCCCGCGCTGCCCGCACGCAAGCCGGCTGGATTTCGGCTGATGCATTATCAGGCAACTCAACCACCGATCAGCACGCCGCTCAACTCACGGTAAGCATTGGCTCGTCGCGCGGCGCTACGGGCCGATTCGAAGAGTTTCACAACAGCTACCTAACCGAGGGCAGCGTGCCCGCCGCGGCCTCGCCCCTCACTACCTTGGGCAACGTTGCCAGCTGGGTTGCTTTTGATGCCGGCAGCCAGGGCGCCGCGCTCAGCCACTCCAGCACCTGCAGCAGCGCGTTTCAGGCCCTTGGCAACGCGGTGGCCTGGCTGCGGGCAGGCATGGCGCAGCACTTTTTGGCCGGCGGCACCGAGGCCCCGCTCACCAATTTCACGCTGGCCCAAATGCAGGCCCTAGGTATCTACTCGCCCTTCGGGGCCGAGGAGTGGCCCTGCCGCCCCGGCGCCGGCACCCCCAACACCTTCGTGCTGGGCGAAGGCGCCGCCGTTTTCGCCCTCGAACGCCTCAGCCCCGAAGCCCTGCAGGCCGAACGCGCGCAACGCCCCAACGCGCCGCTGCTTGTGCTCGAAGGCGTAGGTTTTGGTTTCGAGGCCATACCCAGCAAAACCGGCCTTTCGCCCGATGGGCAGCATTTTCAGCGGGCCATGCGCGGGGCCCTGCAGCAAGCCAACTGCCAGCCCAACGAGGTAGATGCCCTGGTGCTGCATAGCCCTGGCACCGCCGCCGGCGACGCGGCCGAGCGCCGGGCCGTGCAGGCCATATTCGGCGAGCAGTTGCCGGCGTGCACCTCCAACAAATGGCTGGTGGGCCATACCCTGGGTGCATCCGCTGCGCTTAGCCTCCACTTCGCCTGCGAGCTGCTGCTGGGCGCTGCGCCTGCTGCATTGCCCTTCGCCTCGTGGCTGAATGAGCATCCCGCGCACAAACCGCTGCGCCGCATCATGGTAAACGCGGCCGGTTTCGGCGGCAACGCCGCCAGCGCCATCGTTTCGCTCGCCTAATCCGCCTGCAGCCCTAGGTGCCCGCGTCGTTCGGCAACCCCCACACCTCAGGTGCCAGCCGGCCTTTCGAGGCTCTCCATCTAGGGCACGTAGCGCGGAAATCCGTTCCGCGACGCGCCAACAGCGCGTAGGTGGCTCTGCACAACAGCACCTTTCGGCGCAGTGCCGGATACGCGCCTTCGGGGCGCTTCGCGGAACGGATTTCCGCGCTACACTGGGAGCGGCGGCGAAGGCGCGAGCCGCAGCCGCCGCTCCCAGTGTAGCGCGGAATCGTTGCTGACGTCTGGCTCCCCCTCTCCCTTTGGAGAGGGGGCCGGGGGGCGAGGTTCCGCAAGCCCCCCTATTTCCGCCCTCCACAGCACAAATCTTCCGCCGCTGGCGTAAGTTAGGCTCCCCATTTCTCCTATCGCTCCGCCATGAAATTCCCGCTGCTGGCTTCCGCCGCGTTCCTGTTCCCGCTGGCCCTGTTTGCGCAAGCCCCCGCCACCCCGCCCACCGACGCCGAAATCCAGAAAATGGTAGCCGAAATTTCGGCCGACCGCCTCAAGGACGACGTGTACAAAATGGTGTCGTTTGGCACGCGCCACACCCTCTCCGATACCAAAAGCAAAAAGCGCGGTATCGGTGCTGCGCGGCGTTGGGTCGAGGATGAATTCAAGAAGTACAGCAAGGCCAGCGGCGGCCGCCTGAAGGTGGAGCAAGACACCTTTACGGTGAAGCCCGACGGCCGCCGCGTCGACGTGAAAACCCTGATGGCCAACGTAATGGCCACCCTGCCCGGCACCGACCCCAACGACAACCGCGTGTTTATCGTGAGCGGCCACCTCGACTCGCGCGTAACCGACGTGATGAACCGCACCGCCGATGCCCCCGGCGCCAACGACGATGCTTCGGGCGTAGCCGTGGTGATGGAAATGGCCCGCGTGATGAGCAGCCGTAAATTCCCGTGCACGCTCGTTTTCGTGGCTGTGCAGGGCGAAGAGCAGAGCCTGGTTGGCTCGGGCTACTTGGCCCGCAAAGCCAAGGCCAACAACTGGAACATCGTGGGCATGCTCAACAACGACATTGTGGGTAACTCGCACGGCCACGACCCCGACTTGCACCAGCCCAACCTGGTGCGTGTGTTCAGCGAAGGCGTGCCCGCCAACGAAACGCCCGAACAGGCCCAGCTGCGCCGCCAGCTTTCCTCCGAAAACGACTCGCCCTCGCGCCAGCTGGCCCGCTACGCCAAGCAAGCCGGCGAGCAGTACGTAGCCGGCCACACCGTAGCACTGGAGTACCGCCCCGACCGCTTCCTGCGTGGCGGCGACCACACGCCCTTTAACCAGCAAGGTTACGCCGCGGTGCGCTTCTCCGAGATGAACGAGGACTTCACGCACCAGCACCAAGACCTGCGGACTGAGAACGGCCGCCAGTACGGCGACCTACCCGAGTTTGTGGATTATGAGTACCTGCGCAAAAACACCGGCGTAAACCTGGCCACCATGGCTAGCCTGGCCCTGGCTCCTGCCGCCCCGCAAAACGTAGGCGTACTCACGGCCAACCTCACCAACCGCACCGAGCTAAAGTGGGATGCCCCCGCTACCGGCCGCAAGCCTGCCGGCTACATGGTGCTGATGCGCGAAACCTCCTCGCCCGTGTGGCAGCAGCGCTTCCCCGTGCAAGGCACCACCGCCGACCTGCCCCACAGCAAGGATAACTTCATCTTCGGCGTTGCGTCGGTGGATGAGCAAGGTCACGAAAGCCTGCCGGTAATTCCGAAGCCAGTGCGGTAATACGTTTCTACCTTTTGAAACTAAAGGACTTCAGAATTCTGAAGTCCTTTAGTTTTTCCATTTGCAATTGCTAACTCGACATGAGCTCTCTCACAACAGCGTTTGTCAACTTACCTTATTGAAATGCTGAAGTAGCTACAAAGATTTATTTGAGACAATCGTATTGACTAATCCTTACCCTAAACAAAACGATATCTTTAGCAGATACATTATCAGGAGTATGTATGAGATATGATGTACTATCGTATGTATCTTTAGAAATTAGATACAAATATTTTCTGCCATCCGTATTTAGAATAAGCTTCTTTGTAGTTTTTTCATCAGGGCTGTACCTACCCCTGACTTCTTCTTTGAGAAGTAGTTGAGCAAAGAACTGTGAAGGCATTTGAACATCTACCCCATCAATTGAAACAAACCTATTCGACGATTTTATAGATTTAACAGCAGAAAAAAAGCGCCTCTCTAAACTAAATTCTAGAACACTTTCGAAAGATTTGTGCACAAATAGAAGCACTACAAAACTTATAACACTTACCCAAAATATCTTTGAATGAAAGACATATTCTCTATTGTCTTCATTTCTTGCTGCAGCCAAGCAAGCCATGACAACAAAAAATGTTATAACCATTATTAATGCAACTACCCCATCCACATATTGATAATAAAATTGCATAACCATGTTATTTCCAGTAATAAACTACCAAATTATAAATACCAATTTTGAGTGATAATATTGATCCTTACGGTAGTGGTTATTTCTTCTTCAACTCTTCTTCCGTGCAGAACCTATAGACATAGAACTCCTCAGAAGCACCGGATACCGTAAGTATTATACGTGTGCCGTCTACTGCCTTCTTCTTATTCATGCTGTTGCCGTTGGCATCCAGAGCGCACGAGAATGATGGGCCTTTAGCATTGCGTTCTTCTGATAGCCAAGCTTTTAGGTCAAAGGCATTGAAGTCCTTAACAGAACGGAAAGCCTTCCCTCCCCAACACATTGATCCAGTAGCAATAAACACCGAGACACGAGCTGAATCGGTAAGAGCTGGTGGCAAAGTGATTGTCTTGAAGGTGGCTAGCGGTACACATTGTTTCATGTCCAGAGGCTTGCCATTTACCAGCAACGGGCGCGGCTGCGGTTTCGCTTGGCCATACGCAGGCAACTCAATAACTAAGGCCAAGGCAGTAACGCCTACGAAAAGTTGAAATACTCGGTGCCAGCCCATATTGAAGAGGCGATGAATAAGGGGATATGCAGCTAGTTTACCGGGCCAGCATAAGGCGCAAAAATAACTCCTTTAGCACCGCTTATGGTAGTTGATTGCCCTGACTCGAGAAGTACAAACTCACTTAAGCTTTAACTGATCATCCAAGGCCTCCCCCGCTGGCCTCAAGTTCCCGATATATTTTCGTCGGCGTACGAAAGCAGTGTCGAAAGATAGCCTTGTTACCTTGCGGCACTATGATCCGTGCTGCCCTCGCCATTGCTGCCGCGCTGCTTGCCTCCGGGCCTGCGCTAGCGCAAACTGTTCACTCTCCTACTAATAAGCTCGCGCTCGACTTTCGCCTGAGCCCCGAAGGCGAGCCGCTGTACCAGCTCAGCTTTGGGCCGAAGCAAGTGCTGAAAACCAGCCGCCTAGGTGTGTTGCTGCAGGGGCAGCCCGGGTTCGACAAAGGCCTAACGGTAATCAAAGTCGATTCGGCGCAGGCCGATGAAACTTGGGCCCCGGTGTGGGGCGAGGTAAAGCAGATACGCAACCGCTACAAAGAGCTGCTGGTAACGCTGCAGCAGCCCGGTGCCGAGAAGCGCCAGATGCAGGTGCGTTTCCGGTTGTTTGATGACGGCTTGGGCTTCCGGTACGAGTGGCCGCAACAGCCCAACCTGCAGTACTTCGTGGTGCAGCAAGAGCGCACCGAGTTCAACCTGCCCGCCAACCACAAAGCCTTCTGGATACCTGGCGACTACGACTCGAACGAGTACGCCTACCAGACTACCCGCGTGAGCGAGGTGAACACGCTGCCCATCACGCCCATTCAGCTGAAAGCCTCGCCCACCACGGTGCAAACGCCTTTGATGCTGAAATCGGACGAGGGGCTGTACGTGAACATCCACGAAGCAGCTTTGGTGAACTACCCGGCCATGATGCTGAACGTAGACCCCAAAACCTACACCCTAGGTGCGCAGTTGGTGCCTTCGGCCACGGGGGCGGCGGCCTACCTGCAAACGCCCGAGCACACGCCTTGGCGCACCATTGTGGTGAGCAACAAAGCCGCTGATGTACTGGCTTCGAAACTTATCCTGAACCTGAACGAGCCTACCAAGCTGCAGGATGTAAGCTGGATTAAGCCGCAGAAATTCGTGGGCGTGTGGTGGGAAATGCACGTCAACAAAGCTTCCTGGAACTACTCCGACACGGGCAACCTGAAGCTGGCCACCACCGATTGGAACGCGTTGAAGCCCAATGGCCGGCACGGCGCCAACACCGCCAACGTAAAGCGCTACATCGACTTCGCGGCCAAGCACGGAATTGAGGGTGTGCTGGTGGAAGGCTGGAACGTAGGCTGGGAAGACTGGGCCGGCAACTGGAAGGAGGAGGTATTCGATTTCGTGACGCCTTACCCCGATTTTGACGTGCAGGAGCTGCAGCGCTACGCCACGGGCAAGGGGGTGAAGCTGATTATGCACCACGAAACTTCGGGCTCGGTAACCAACTACGAGCGTCGCCAGGACGAAGCCCTGCGCTTCATGAAAGACCACGGCTACGACGCCGTAAAAACCGGCTACGTGGGCCGCATCATCCCGCGCGGCGAGCACCACGACGGCCAGTGGATGGTGAACCACTACAACCGCACCGCCGAGCGCATGGCCCAGCGCCGCATTATGGTGGACATGCACGAATCGGTGCGGCCCACCGGCCTGCACCGCACCTACCCCAACTGGCTGGCCAACGAGGCCGCGCGCGGCAACGAGTTCAACGCCTGGAGCGAGGGCAACCCGCCCGAGCACGAAACCATTCTGCCCTTCACGCGCCTGATGGGCGGCCCCATGGACTACACGCCCGGCATCTTTCAGATTAAGCTGGAAAGCTGGAACCCCGAGCGCAACAAAGGCCGCCAGGTACACACCACCCTCGCTAAGCAGTTGGCCCTGTACGTAACCATGTACTCGCCGCTGCAAATGGCCGCCGACCTGCCCGAAGCCTACGAGCAGCGCCTCGATGCCTTTCAGTTCATCAAGGATGTGTCCGTGGATTGGGACGATACCCGCGTGCTGCAAGCCGAGCCCGGCGACTACCTCACCATCGCGCGCCAGGCCAAGGGCCGCAACGAGTGGTTCCTAGGCGCCATTACCGACGAGCAAGCCCGTAATCAGCAAGTTAAGCTCGATTTCCTTTCGCCCAATACCACCTACGAGGCCACCATTTACGCCGATGGCAAAGGCGCCCATTGGGAGAAGAACCCGATGGTGTACCAAATCCGGAAGCTGAAAGTGAACAGCAAATCGGTGCTGAAGCTGCAGTTGGCCGCTGGCGGCGGCGCGGCCGTGAGCATCAAGCCTCTGGCCACGAAGTAGCCCCCGGCAGCTGCGCCACTCACCGGGAGCCTAACCCATAACTTACCCATACCCAAGG
The sequence above is drawn from the Hymenobacter sp. YIM 151858-1 genome and encodes:
- the bioD gene encoding dethiobiotin synthase, which encodes MFVTGIGTDVGKTVAAAVLVQALGADYWKPVQAGALDFTDSDTVRSLVSNPASHFHPERHRLQMPASPHRAAAAEGITIQLDDFQLPATSNHLVVEGAGGLLVPLAPGLLVADLVKHLGLEVVVVSRHYLGSINHTLLTLEVLRQRGIPLRGLVFNGDSQLDAPSEEAILHHTPAPVLFRLQQEAQLDAAAVARYAQQVQL
- a CDS encoding beta-ketoacyl synthase N-terminal-like domain-containing protein, which encodes MTDFARAAIIIRGRGSVSALGTAAGAPYSAGSPFSARALGAQPVPVGSIPAAEEELLQALRRQQPAFRQLDRTVLLGLLAARAARTQAGWISADALSGNSTTDQHAAQLTVSIGSSRGATGRFEEFHNSYLTEGSVPAAASPLTTLGNVASWVAFDAGSQGAALSHSSTCSSAFQALGNAVAWLRAGMAQHFLAGGTEAPLTNFTLAQMQALGIYSPFGAEEWPCRPGAGTPNTFVLGEGAAVFALERLSPEALQAERAQRPNAPLLVLEGVGFGFEAIPSKTGLSPDGQHFQRAMRGALQQANCQPNEVDALVLHSPGTAAGDAAERRAVQAIFGEQLPACTSNKWLVGHTLGASAALSLHFACELLLGAAPAALPFASWLNEHPAHKPLRRIMVNAAGFGGNAASAIVSLA
- the bioA gene encoding adenosylmethionine--8-amino-7-oxononanoate transaminase, with the protein product MSLAQRDAAVLWHPYTQMQTAPLPIPVVRGEGAWLIAEDGTRYLDAVASWWVNLHGHAHPYIARRVSEQLATLEHVMFAGFTHPAAVELAEGLLQILPSTQSRVFYSDNGATAVEVAIKMALQYFHNTGQPERRTIIAFRDSYHGDTFGAMSVSARSAFTAPFAPLLFNVEFIDVPVRGREAEVMAQMASIAQRHDVAAFIFEPLVLGTAGMVMYEPEALDALLSICRRHDIFIIADEVMTGFGRTGRLFASDHLREQPDIMCLSKGLTGGTMALGVTTCSAAIYEAFLSSDRTKTFFHGHSYTANPVACTAGLASLDLLLAPESFADRERIAAAHAQFAKALHGLPGIRQVRQLGTILAVEYAPDEATSYFSRLRDEFYALAISRGVLLRPLGNIVYVLPPYCISNDELRLVYDTLLAMRELVLRAATETTPASVPEFPHD
- a CDS encoding M28 family peptidase, whose protein sequence is MKFPLLASAAFLFPLALFAQAPATPPTDAEIQKMVAEISADRLKDDVYKMVSFGTRHTLSDTKSKKRGIGAARRWVEDEFKKYSKASGGRLKVEQDTFTVKPDGRRVDVKTLMANVMATLPGTDPNDNRVFIVSGHLDSRVTDVMNRTADAPGANDDASGVAVVMEMARVMSSRKFPCTLVFVAVQGEEQSLVGSGYLARKAKANNWNIVGMLNNDIVGNSHGHDPDLHQPNLVRVFSEGVPANETPEQAQLRRQLSSENDSPSRQLARYAKQAGEQYVAGHTVALEYRPDRFLRGGDHTPFNQQGYAAVRFSEMNEDFTHQHQDLRTENGRQYGDLPEFVDYEYLRKNTGVNLATMASLALAPAAPQNVGVLTANLTNRTELKWDAPATGRKPAGYMVLMRETSSPVWQQRFPVQGTTADLPHSKDNFIFGVASVDEQGHESLPVIPKPVR
- a CDS encoding glycoside hydrolase family 97 protein, with the translated sequence MIRAALAIAAALLASGPALAQTVHSPTNKLALDFRLSPEGEPLYQLSFGPKQVLKTSRLGVLLQGQPGFDKGLTVIKVDSAQADETWAPVWGEVKQIRNRYKELLVTLQQPGAEKRQMQVRFRLFDDGLGFRYEWPQQPNLQYFVVQQERTEFNLPANHKAFWIPGDYDSNEYAYQTTRVSEVNTLPITPIQLKASPTTVQTPLMLKSDEGLYVNIHEAALVNYPAMMLNVDPKTYTLGAQLVPSATGAAAYLQTPEHTPWRTIVVSNKAADVLASKLILNLNEPTKLQDVSWIKPQKFVGVWWEMHVNKASWNYSDTGNLKLATTDWNALKPNGRHGANTANVKRYIDFAAKHGIEGVLVEGWNVGWEDWAGNWKEEVFDFVTPYPDFDVQELQRYATGKGVKLIMHHETSGSVTNYERRQDEALRFMKDHGYDAVKTGYVGRIIPRGEHHDGQWMVNHYNRTAERMAQRRIMVDMHESVRPTGLHRTYPNWLANEAARGNEFNAWSEGNPPEHETILPFTRLMGGPMDYTPGIFQIKLESWNPERNKGRQVHTTLAKQLALYVTMYSPLQMAADLPEAYEQRLDAFQFIKDVSVDWDDTRVLQAEPGDYLTIARQAKGRNEWFLGAITDEQARNQQVKLDFLSPNTTYEATIYADGKGAHWEKNPMVYQIRKLKVNSKSVLKLQLAAGGGAAVSIKPLATK